From Triticum urartu cultivar G1812 chromosome 2, Tu2.1, whole genome shotgun sequence, a single genomic window includes:
- the LOC125540662 gene encoding bisdemethoxycurcumin synthase-like, with protein sequence MAGGSSNLGKIRCTRRAQGSAAVLAIGTANPVNHVSQEEFPDYYFRVTKSEHLTDHKDTFKTICGAIGTENRSFQYTEEQLNSYPDFLLQHTLPSLEVWPDIVASAALQLAASAAKKAIAKWGRPATDITHLVVSTNSDASAPGIDVHLVSLLGLRLNICRTMLQLNGCFAGSSALRLAKDLAENNRGARVLVVCVELSIAGFCGPDDHLDTLIIHALFGDGAGVVIVGADTMHPVEQPMFEMVSASQTIIPGTQHVLGVKMGSYGVGGKVSTELYKLVADNIEPCLSEAFGPLDMGAQWNDLFWAVHPGARGILDGIDKKLQLEPTKLAASRSVLRNFGNMFSATIIFVLDELRRRMEEEGERAEWGVMLGFGPGFTIETMVLHATGALNKN encoded by the exons ATGGCAGGCGGCTCATCAAATCTCGGCAAGATCCGGTGCACTCGGCGTGCACAAGGCTCCGCGGCAGTGCTGGCAATCGGAACGGCAAACCCAGTGAACCACGTGTCTCAAGAAGAGTTCCCTGACTACTACTTCCGTGTCACCAAGAGCGAGCACCTCACTGACCATAAAGACACATTCAAGACAATAT GTGGTGCGATTGGCACAGAGAATCGTTCCTTTCAATACACGGAGGAACAGCTGAACTCTTACCCTGACTTCCTGCTTCAACACACGTTGCCATCCCTTGAAGTTTGGCCTGATATTGTGGCTAGTGCTGCTCTACAACTTGCCGCATCAGCCGCCAAGAAGGCCATTGCAAAGTGGGGACGTCCGGCCACTGACATCACCCACCTTGTCGTCAGCACCAACTCGGACGCCAGCGCCCCAGGCATCGACGTACACTTGGTTTCACTTCTTGGCCTTCGCCTCAACATCTGCCGTACGATGCTCCAACTGAACGGCTGCTTCGCTGGCAGCTCTGCTTTGCGCTTGGCAAAAGACCTTGCTGAGAACAACCGCGGAGCACGGGTCCTTGTGGTTTGCGTGGAGCTCTCCATTGCTGGTTTCTGTGGCCCCGACGACCACTTAGACACCCTCATTATTCATGCGCTGTTCGGCGATGGGGCTGGAGTGGTCATTGTCGGTGCTGATACCATGCACCCTGTCGAGCAGCCGATGTTTGAGATGGTGTCTGCCTCACAGACCATCATACCGGGCACCCAGCATGTGCTCGGCGTGAAGATGGGGAGCTATGGTGTTGGTGGCAAAGTTTCCACCGAACTGTACAAACTGGTGGCAGACAACATCGAGCCATGCCTTTCGGAGGCATTTGGTCCACTTGACATGGGTGCCCAGTGGAATGACCTCTTCTGGGCAGTTCACCCTGGAGCCCGTGGGATATTGGATGGAATCGACAAGAAACTCCAGTTGGAGCCCACAAAGCTAGCGGCGAGCCGAAGTGTTCTACGAAACTTTGGTAACATGTTTAGCGCTACTATCATCTTCGTGCTGGATGAGCTACGACGGCgaatggaggaggaaggagagcGAGCAGAGTGGGGGGTCATGCTCGGATTCGGTCCAGGATTCACTATCGAGACGATGGTGCTGCACGCTACCGGCGCTCTAAACAAAAACTAG